In Neodiprion pinetum isolate iyNeoPine1 chromosome 6, iyNeoPine1.2, whole genome shotgun sequence, one genomic interval encodes:
- the LOC124220886 gene encoding uncharacterized protein isoform X1: MQSGNDISNLSYKELQALALRYRVPGNIKKQLLIEVLQAARCGNEQEVDKLLADMRQTRKKRIRKGKPMKLSLSSTPIHSPVYDMADDYYAAQHRLPYQWVGAEEEIPNRQDESNRVPQYEEFRQFLLRRIQRDYQTYNTNNDDNNNNLDMNDRLNSGNHGGLINARNEIDPIASIAPLNSLETVQAYSEQVHVQNGAFDYQILEDPTGNGNTSILLRRMLQAPVGADLGEIASPEAQGSSCRIWGGVEYNHGQTNLLDNSDTLSANSEMNGNEEINNWPIGSEYYKFVNSVRDQLILNPGNVTTGRTFDDQPVAAGQFSGSVINTEENAGVQYQLLYANQFNDIQPNCPQPWEMVRAAAPFDVEDLTDEKGGNYAAKTLPAAGGSYYDAACNVVGYASSRPLEYDPLQQDFPAEEGAATVYPGSQNCVVDHCGSNAAAPSRPERKFYHDMSNGSEMYSPQRPAKSINETAGNYSFVKPLGYSGNYNATSDIQQQTTAGFAPLMQNLSFTSTSSCNKHIDNFSQLQTTHTEAINRAGNFGCYTYNGPRKVDDQPTIDAQQLCIEAGGMPITVTKPEAEGESRARRQNKTVLMGSASTTLESDVTTSLEPFWPQRPTIGKMTENYLENILNLNTYGYIDYSRIDQTSCIYCYAAPIVTQRLFSGSSPCSQKRRFIAEYRQHTFSPYWLLYDDTRTGMQMSKNIKVIDKDKDANESRRCDGTIPADSEEDANGNEYNVSQPQAVQLDMNNIQNIELNGNELQAFRLDKEQITAEFVVEESPSADPPESKWPEQNVKSVSTRSDSNDRENTQLLPNLKNMSPKDLVDRDVISDSTATERGIPNSKARD, from the exons ATGCAGAGTGGAAATGATATCTCTAATCTGTCGTACAAGGAACTTCAAGCCCTGGCACTGCGGTACAGAGTCCCGGGTAACATCAAG AAACAGCTTCTGATCGAGGTCCTGCAAGCCGCGAGATGTGGAAATGAACAAGAAGTCGACAAATTGCTGGCCGATATGAGACAGACGCGCAAGAAGAGAATACGTAAAGGGAAACCGATGAAATTGAGCTTGTCTTCAACACCAATTCACAGCCCCGTTTACGACATGGCCGACGATTATTACGCAGCTCAACATCGTCTGCCTTATCAATGG GTCGGGGCCGAGGAAGAAATCCCAAACAGGCAAGATGAGTCAAATCGTGTTCCACAATACGAAGAATTTCGCCAATTTCTGCTCCGTCGTATACAAAGAGACTATCAGACATACAACACGAACAACgatgacaacaacaacaacttaGACATGAACGACAGGTTGAACTCTGGTAATCACGGTGGTCTGATCAATGCCAGAAACGAAATTGACCCGATCGCAAGCATCGCTCCGTTGAACAGCTTGGAAACAGTCCAGGCGTACTCTGAACAAGTCCACGTACAAAATGGTGCATTTGACTACCAAATTCTGGAAGATCCGACCGGCAACGGAAATACATCGATATTGCTTAGGCGGATGCTTCAAGCACCGGTCGGTGCGGATCTGGGGGAAATTGCAAGCCCCGAGGCGCAGGGCTCGAGCTGCCGAATTTGGGGGGGCGTTGAGTACAATCACGGCCAAACCAATCTGCTCGATAATTCTGACACCCTTTCCGCCAACTCGGAAATGAATGGGAACGAGGAAATCAACAACTGGCCGATCGGCTCCGAGTACTACAAATTCGTCAACAGTGTGAGGGATCAGTTGATCCTGAACCCTGGCAACGTGACGACCGGTCGAACTTTCGACGATCAACCGGTCGCTGCGGGGCAGTTCTCTGGAAGCGTTATCAACACAGAGGAAAACGCGGGTGTACAGTACCAGCTGCTTTACGCCAACCAGTTCAACGACATTCAACCCAACTGTCCGCAGCCGTGGGAAATGGTGCGCGCTGCCGCTCCTTTCGACGTGGAGGATTTGACCGACGAAAAGGGCGGCAACTACGCGGCGAAGACGCTGCCTGCGGCCGGCGGTTCGTACTACGACGCGGCCTGCAACGTCGTGGGTTACGCAAGTTCCAGGCCCCTGGAGTACGATCCTCTGCAGCAAGACTTCCCCGCCGAAGAGGGGGCCGCCACTGTTTATCCAGGTAGTCAGAACTGTGTCGTCGATCATTGCGGCAGCAACGCCGCGGCTCCTTCGCGTCCCGAAAGAAAGTTTTACCACGACATGAGCAATGGCTCAGAGATGTATTCGCCTCAGCGTCCAGCGAAGTCGATCAACGAAACTGCCGGGAATTACTCCTTTGTCAAACCTCTCGGTTATTCAGGGAATTACAACGCGACGTCCGATATTCAGCAACAAACCACCGCTGGCTTTGCGCCCTTGATGCAAAATCTGTCGTTCACCTCTACCTCCTCCTGTAATAAACACatcgataatttttctcagttgCAAACAACGCATACCGAAGCAATCAATCGCGCGGGTAATTTTGGGTGTTATACCTACAACGGACCTCGAAAGGTTGACGATCAGCCAACGATCGATGCTCAGCAGTTGTGTATCGAGGCCGGGGGCATGCCGATTACGGTAACGAAGCCGGAAGCGGAAGGAGAGAGCCGAGCTCGGCGTCAGAACAAAACCGTGCTGATGGGAAGCGCTTCGACGACTCTCGAGTCGGACGTTACGACGAGTTTGGAACCTTTTTGGCCCCAGAGACCAACCATCGGCAAGATGACGGAAAATTATCTCGAGAATATTTTGAACTTGAACACTTACGGGTACATAGATTATTCGAGAATCGATCAGACTTCGTGCATCTACTGCTACGCCGCCCCGATTGTTACCCAAAGATTGTTTTCCGGTAGTTCGCCGTGCTCGCAGAAGCGGCGGTTTATCGCTGAGTATAGGCAGCACACGTTCTCACCGTACTGGCTTTTATACGACGACACTAGGACCGGCATGCAAATGTCGAAAAATATCAAGGTTATCGATAAAGATAAGGACGCAAACGAATCCCGTAGGTGCGACGGTACGATCCCTGCTGATTCCGAGGAAGACGCTAACGGGAACGAGTATAATGTCTCACAGCCGCAAGCGGTCCAACTGGATATGAATAATATCCAGAATATCGAACTGAATGGCAATGAGTTGCAAGCGTTTCGGCTAGACAAAGAGCAGATAACAGCGGAATTCGTTGTGGAAGAGAGTCCGTCGGCCGACCCGCCGGAATCAAAATGGCCCGAACAGAACGTCAAGTCTGTAAGCACACGTAGCGACAGTAACGACCGGGAAAATACGCAGTTATTGCCGAATCTGAAAAAC ATGAGTCCTAAGGATCTAGTTGATCGGGATGTAATCTCTGATAGCACTGCTACGGAACGGGGCATCCCGAACTCGAAAGCGAGAGACTAA
- the LOC124220886 gene encoding uncharacterized protein isoform X2: MGDSDIKQLLIEVLQAARCGNEQEVDKLLADMRQTRKKRIRKGKPMKLSLSSTPIHSPVYDMADDYYAAQHRLPYQWVGAEEEIPNRQDESNRVPQYEEFRQFLLRRIQRDYQTYNTNNDDNNNNLDMNDRLNSGNHGGLINARNEIDPIASIAPLNSLETVQAYSEQVHVQNGAFDYQILEDPTGNGNTSILLRRMLQAPVGADLGEIASPEAQGSSCRIWGGVEYNHGQTNLLDNSDTLSANSEMNGNEEINNWPIGSEYYKFVNSVRDQLILNPGNVTTGRTFDDQPVAAGQFSGSVINTEENAGVQYQLLYANQFNDIQPNCPQPWEMVRAAAPFDVEDLTDEKGGNYAAKTLPAAGGSYYDAACNVVGYASSRPLEYDPLQQDFPAEEGAATVYPGSQNCVVDHCGSNAAAPSRPERKFYHDMSNGSEMYSPQRPAKSINETAGNYSFVKPLGYSGNYNATSDIQQQTTAGFAPLMQNLSFTSTSSCNKHIDNFSQLQTTHTEAINRAGNFGCYTYNGPRKVDDQPTIDAQQLCIEAGGMPITVTKPEAEGESRARRQNKTVLMGSASTTLESDVTTSLEPFWPQRPTIGKMTENYLENILNLNTYGYIDYSRIDQTSCIYCYAAPIVTQRLFSGSSPCSQKRRFIAEYRQHTFSPYWLLYDDTRTGMQMSKNIKVIDKDKDANESRRCDGTIPADSEEDANGNEYNVSQPQAVQLDMNNIQNIELNGNELQAFRLDKEQITAEFVVEESPSADPPESKWPEQNVKSVSTRSDSNDRENTQLLPNLKNMSPKDLVDRDVISDSTATERGIPNSKARD; this comes from the exons ATGGGTGACAGTGATATa AAACAGCTTCTGATCGAGGTCCTGCAAGCCGCGAGATGTGGAAATGAACAAGAAGTCGACAAATTGCTGGCCGATATGAGACAGACGCGCAAGAAGAGAATACGTAAAGGGAAACCGATGAAATTGAGCTTGTCTTCAACACCAATTCACAGCCCCGTTTACGACATGGCCGACGATTATTACGCAGCTCAACATCGTCTGCCTTATCAATGG GTCGGGGCCGAGGAAGAAATCCCAAACAGGCAAGATGAGTCAAATCGTGTTCCACAATACGAAGAATTTCGCCAATTTCTGCTCCGTCGTATACAAAGAGACTATCAGACATACAACACGAACAACgatgacaacaacaacaacttaGACATGAACGACAGGTTGAACTCTGGTAATCACGGTGGTCTGATCAATGCCAGAAACGAAATTGACCCGATCGCAAGCATCGCTCCGTTGAACAGCTTGGAAACAGTCCAGGCGTACTCTGAACAAGTCCACGTACAAAATGGTGCATTTGACTACCAAATTCTGGAAGATCCGACCGGCAACGGAAATACATCGATATTGCTTAGGCGGATGCTTCAAGCACCGGTCGGTGCGGATCTGGGGGAAATTGCAAGCCCCGAGGCGCAGGGCTCGAGCTGCCGAATTTGGGGGGGCGTTGAGTACAATCACGGCCAAACCAATCTGCTCGATAATTCTGACACCCTTTCCGCCAACTCGGAAATGAATGGGAACGAGGAAATCAACAACTGGCCGATCGGCTCCGAGTACTACAAATTCGTCAACAGTGTGAGGGATCAGTTGATCCTGAACCCTGGCAACGTGACGACCGGTCGAACTTTCGACGATCAACCGGTCGCTGCGGGGCAGTTCTCTGGAAGCGTTATCAACACAGAGGAAAACGCGGGTGTACAGTACCAGCTGCTTTACGCCAACCAGTTCAACGACATTCAACCCAACTGTCCGCAGCCGTGGGAAATGGTGCGCGCTGCCGCTCCTTTCGACGTGGAGGATTTGACCGACGAAAAGGGCGGCAACTACGCGGCGAAGACGCTGCCTGCGGCCGGCGGTTCGTACTACGACGCGGCCTGCAACGTCGTGGGTTACGCAAGTTCCAGGCCCCTGGAGTACGATCCTCTGCAGCAAGACTTCCCCGCCGAAGAGGGGGCCGCCACTGTTTATCCAGGTAGTCAGAACTGTGTCGTCGATCATTGCGGCAGCAACGCCGCGGCTCCTTCGCGTCCCGAAAGAAAGTTTTACCACGACATGAGCAATGGCTCAGAGATGTATTCGCCTCAGCGTCCAGCGAAGTCGATCAACGAAACTGCCGGGAATTACTCCTTTGTCAAACCTCTCGGTTATTCAGGGAATTACAACGCGACGTCCGATATTCAGCAACAAACCACCGCTGGCTTTGCGCCCTTGATGCAAAATCTGTCGTTCACCTCTACCTCCTCCTGTAATAAACACatcgataatttttctcagttgCAAACAACGCATACCGAAGCAATCAATCGCGCGGGTAATTTTGGGTGTTATACCTACAACGGACCTCGAAAGGTTGACGATCAGCCAACGATCGATGCTCAGCAGTTGTGTATCGAGGCCGGGGGCATGCCGATTACGGTAACGAAGCCGGAAGCGGAAGGAGAGAGCCGAGCTCGGCGTCAGAACAAAACCGTGCTGATGGGAAGCGCTTCGACGACTCTCGAGTCGGACGTTACGACGAGTTTGGAACCTTTTTGGCCCCAGAGACCAACCATCGGCAAGATGACGGAAAATTATCTCGAGAATATTTTGAACTTGAACACTTACGGGTACATAGATTATTCGAGAATCGATCAGACTTCGTGCATCTACTGCTACGCCGCCCCGATTGTTACCCAAAGATTGTTTTCCGGTAGTTCGCCGTGCTCGCAGAAGCGGCGGTTTATCGCTGAGTATAGGCAGCACACGTTCTCACCGTACTGGCTTTTATACGACGACACTAGGACCGGCATGCAAATGTCGAAAAATATCAAGGTTATCGATAAAGATAAGGACGCAAACGAATCCCGTAGGTGCGACGGTACGATCCCTGCTGATTCCGAGGAAGACGCTAACGGGAACGAGTATAATGTCTCACAGCCGCAAGCGGTCCAACTGGATATGAATAATATCCAGAATATCGAACTGAATGGCAATGAGTTGCAAGCGTTTCGGCTAGACAAAGAGCAGATAACAGCGGAATTCGTTGTGGAAGAGAGTCCGTCGGCCGACCCGCCGGAATCAAAATGGCCCGAACAGAACGTCAAGTCTGTAAGCACACGTAGCGACAGTAACGACCGGGAAAATACGCAGTTATTGCCGAATCTGAAAAAC ATGAGTCCTAAGGATCTAGTTGATCGGGATGTAATCTCTGATAGCACTGCTACGGAACGGGGCATCCCGAACTCGAAAGCGAGAGACTAA
- the LOC124220886 gene encoding uncharacterized protein isoform X3: MRQTRKKRIRKGKPMKLSLSSTPIHSPVYDMADDYYAAQHRLPYQWVGAEEEIPNRQDESNRVPQYEEFRQFLLRRIQRDYQTYNTNNDDNNNNLDMNDRLNSGNHGGLINARNEIDPIASIAPLNSLETVQAYSEQVHVQNGAFDYQILEDPTGNGNTSILLRRMLQAPVGADLGEIASPEAQGSSCRIWGGVEYNHGQTNLLDNSDTLSANSEMNGNEEINNWPIGSEYYKFVNSVRDQLILNPGNVTTGRTFDDQPVAAGQFSGSVINTEENAGVQYQLLYANQFNDIQPNCPQPWEMVRAAAPFDVEDLTDEKGGNYAAKTLPAAGGSYYDAACNVVGYASSRPLEYDPLQQDFPAEEGAATVYPGSQNCVVDHCGSNAAAPSRPERKFYHDMSNGSEMYSPQRPAKSINETAGNYSFVKPLGYSGNYNATSDIQQQTTAGFAPLMQNLSFTSTSSCNKHIDNFSQLQTTHTEAINRAGNFGCYTYNGPRKVDDQPTIDAQQLCIEAGGMPITVTKPEAEGESRARRQNKTVLMGSASTTLESDVTTSLEPFWPQRPTIGKMTENYLENILNLNTYGYIDYSRIDQTSCIYCYAAPIVTQRLFSGSSPCSQKRRFIAEYRQHTFSPYWLLYDDTRTGMQMSKNIKVIDKDKDANESRRCDGTIPADSEEDANGNEYNVSQPQAVQLDMNNIQNIELNGNELQAFRLDKEQITAEFVVEESPSADPPESKWPEQNVKSVSTRSDSNDRENTQLLPNLKNMSPKDLVDRDVISDSTATERGIPNSKARD, from the exons ATGAGACAGACGCGCAAGAAGAGAATACGTAAAGGGAAACCGATGAAATTGAGCTTGTCTTCAACACCAATTCACAGCCCCGTTTACGACATGGCCGACGATTATTACGCAGCTCAACATCGTCTGCCTTATCAATGG GTCGGGGCCGAGGAAGAAATCCCAAACAGGCAAGATGAGTCAAATCGTGTTCCACAATACGAAGAATTTCGCCAATTTCTGCTCCGTCGTATACAAAGAGACTATCAGACATACAACACGAACAACgatgacaacaacaacaacttaGACATGAACGACAGGTTGAACTCTGGTAATCACGGTGGTCTGATCAATGCCAGAAACGAAATTGACCCGATCGCAAGCATCGCTCCGTTGAACAGCTTGGAAACAGTCCAGGCGTACTCTGAACAAGTCCACGTACAAAATGGTGCATTTGACTACCAAATTCTGGAAGATCCGACCGGCAACGGAAATACATCGATATTGCTTAGGCGGATGCTTCAAGCACCGGTCGGTGCGGATCTGGGGGAAATTGCAAGCCCCGAGGCGCAGGGCTCGAGCTGCCGAATTTGGGGGGGCGTTGAGTACAATCACGGCCAAACCAATCTGCTCGATAATTCTGACACCCTTTCCGCCAACTCGGAAATGAATGGGAACGAGGAAATCAACAACTGGCCGATCGGCTCCGAGTACTACAAATTCGTCAACAGTGTGAGGGATCAGTTGATCCTGAACCCTGGCAACGTGACGACCGGTCGAACTTTCGACGATCAACCGGTCGCTGCGGGGCAGTTCTCTGGAAGCGTTATCAACACAGAGGAAAACGCGGGTGTACAGTACCAGCTGCTTTACGCCAACCAGTTCAACGACATTCAACCCAACTGTCCGCAGCCGTGGGAAATGGTGCGCGCTGCCGCTCCTTTCGACGTGGAGGATTTGACCGACGAAAAGGGCGGCAACTACGCGGCGAAGACGCTGCCTGCGGCCGGCGGTTCGTACTACGACGCGGCCTGCAACGTCGTGGGTTACGCAAGTTCCAGGCCCCTGGAGTACGATCCTCTGCAGCAAGACTTCCCCGCCGAAGAGGGGGCCGCCACTGTTTATCCAGGTAGTCAGAACTGTGTCGTCGATCATTGCGGCAGCAACGCCGCGGCTCCTTCGCGTCCCGAAAGAAAGTTTTACCACGACATGAGCAATGGCTCAGAGATGTATTCGCCTCAGCGTCCAGCGAAGTCGATCAACGAAACTGCCGGGAATTACTCCTTTGTCAAACCTCTCGGTTATTCAGGGAATTACAACGCGACGTCCGATATTCAGCAACAAACCACCGCTGGCTTTGCGCCCTTGATGCAAAATCTGTCGTTCACCTCTACCTCCTCCTGTAATAAACACatcgataatttttctcagttgCAAACAACGCATACCGAAGCAATCAATCGCGCGGGTAATTTTGGGTGTTATACCTACAACGGACCTCGAAAGGTTGACGATCAGCCAACGATCGATGCTCAGCAGTTGTGTATCGAGGCCGGGGGCATGCCGATTACGGTAACGAAGCCGGAAGCGGAAGGAGAGAGCCGAGCTCGGCGTCAGAACAAAACCGTGCTGATGGGAAGCGCTTCGACGACTCTCGAGTCGGACGTTACGACGAGTTTGGAACCTTTTTGGCCCCAGAGACCAACCATCGGCAAGATGACGGAAAATTATCTCGAGAATATTTTGAACTTGAACACTTACGGGTACATAGATTATTCGAGAATCGATCAGACTTCGTGCATCTACTGCTACGCCGCCCCGATTGTTACCCAAAGATTGTTTTCCGGTAGTTCGCCGTGCTCGCAGAAGCGGCGGTTTATCGCTGAGTATAGGCAGCACACGTTCTCACCGTACTGGCTTTTATACGACGACACTAGGACCGGCATGCAAATGTCGAAAAATATCAAGGTTATCGATAAAGATAAGGACGCAAACGAATCCCGTAGGTGCGACGGTACGATCCCTGCTGATTCCGAGGAAGACGCTAACGGGAACGAGTATAATGTCTCACAGCCGCAAGCGGTCCAACTGGATATGAATAATATCCAGAATATCGAACTGAATGGCAATGAGTTGCAAGCGTTTCGGCTAGACAAAGAGCAGATAACAGCGGAATTCGTTGTGGAAGAGAGTCCGTCGGCCGACCCGCCGGAATCAAAATGGCCCGAACAGAACGTCAAGTCTGTAAGCACACGTAGCGACAGTAACGACCGGGAAAATACGCAGTTATTGCCGAATCTGAAAAAC ATGAGTCCTAAGGATCTAGTTGATCGGGATGTAATCTCTGATAGCACTGCTACGGAACGGGGCATCCCGAACTCGAAAGCGAGAGACTAA
- the LOC124220886 gene encoding uncharacterized protein isoform X4, whose product MGDSDIVGAEEEIPNRQDESNRVPQYEEFRQFLLRRIQRDYQTYNTNNDDNNNNLDMNDRLNSGNHGGLINARNEIDPIASIAPLNSLETVQAYSEQVHVQNGAFDYQILEDPTGNGNTSILLRRMLQAPVGADLGEIASPEAQGSSCRIWGGVEYNHGQTNLLDNSDTLSANSEMNGNEEINNWPIGSEYYKFVNSVRDQLILNPGNVTTGRTFDDQPVAAGQFSGSVINTEENAGVQYQLLYANQFNDIQPNCPQPWEMVRAAAPFDVEDLTDEKGGNYAAKTLPAAGGSYYDAACNVVGYASSRPLEYDPLQQDFPAEEGAATVYPGSQNCVVDHCGSNAAAPSRPERKFYHDMSNGSEMYSPQRPAKSINETAGNYSFVKPLGYSGNYNATSDIQQQTTAGFAPLMQNLSFTSTSSCNKHIDNFSQLQTTHTEAINRAGNFGCYTYNGPRKVDDQPTIDAQQLCIEAGGMPITVTKPEAEGESRARRQNKTVLMGSASTTLESDVTTSLEPFWPQRPTIGKMTENYLENILNLNTYGYIDYSRIDQTSCIYCYAAPIVTQRLFSGSSPCSQKRRFIAEYRQHTFSPYWLLYDDTRTGMQMSKNIKVIDKDKDANESRRCDGTIPADSEEDANGNEYNVSQPQAVQLDMNNIQNIELNGNELQAFRLDKEQITAEFVVEESPSADPPESKWPEQNVKSVSTRSDSNDRENTQLLPNLKNMSPKDLVDRDVISDSTATERGIPNSKARD is encoded by the exons ATGGGTGACAGTGATATa GTCGGGGCCGAGGAAGAAATCCCAAACAGGCAAGATGAGTCAAATCGTGTTCCACAATACGAAGAATTTCGCCAATTTCTGCTCCGTCGTATACAAAGAGACTATCAGACATACAACACGAACAACgatgacaacaacaacaacttaGACATGAACGACAGGTTGAACTCTGGTAATCACGGTGGTCTGATCAATGCCAGAAACGAAATTGACCCGATCGCAAGCATCGCTCCGTTGAACAGCTTGGAAACAGTCCAGGCGTACTCTGAACAAGTCCACGTACAAAATGGTGCATTTGACTACCAAATTCTGGAAGATCCGACCGGCAACGGAAATACATCGATATTGCTTAGGCGGATGCTTCAAGCACCGGTCGGTGCGGATCTGGGGGAAATTGCAAGCCCCGAGGCGCAGGGCTCGAGCTGCCGAATTTGGGGGGGCGTTGAGTACAATCACGGCCAAACCAATCTGCTCGATAATTCTGACACCCTTTCCGCCAACTCGGAAATGAATGGGAACGAGGAAATCAACAACTGGCCGATCGGCTCCGAGTACTACAAATTCGTCAACAGTGTGAGGGATCAGTTGATCCTGAACCCTGGCAACGTGACGACCGGTCGAACTTTCGACGATCAACCGGTCGCTGCGGGGCAGTTCTCTGGAAGCGTTATCAACACAGAGGAAAACGCGGGTGTACAGTACCAGCTGCTTTACGCCAACCAGTTCAACGACATTCAACCCAACTGTCCGCAGCCGTGGGAAATGGTGCGCGCTGCCGCTCCTTTCGACGTGGAGGATTTGACCGACGAAAAGGGCGGCAACTACGCGGCGAAGACGCTGCCTGCGGCCGGCGGTTCGTACTACGACGCGGCCTGCAACGTCGTGGGTTACGCAAGTTCCAGGCCCCTGGAGTACGATCCTCTGCAGCAAGACTTCCCCGCCGAAGAGGGGGCCGCCACTGTTTATCCAGGTAGTCAGAACTGTGTCGTCGATCATTGCGGCAGCAACGCCGCGGCTCCTTCGCGTCCCGAAAGAAAGTTTTACCACGACATGAGCAATGGCTCAGAGATGTATTCGCCTCAGCGTCCAGCGAAGTCGATCAACGAAACTGCCGGGAATTACTCCTTTGTCAAACCTCTCGGTTATTCAGGGAATTACAACGCGACGTCCGATATTCAGCAACAAACCACCGCTGGCTTTGCGCCCTTGATGCAAAATCTGTCGTTCACCTCTACCTCCTCCTGTAATAAACACatcgataatttttctcagttgCAAACAACGCATACCGAAGCAATCAATCGCGCGGGTAATTTTGGGTGTTATACCTACAACGGACCTCGAAAGGTTGACGATCAGCCAACGATCGATGCTCAGCAGTTGTGTATCGAGGCCGGGGGCATGCCGATTACGGTAACGAAGCCGGAAGCGGAAGGAGAGAGCCGAGCTCGGCGTCAGAACAAAACCGTGCTGATGGGAAGCGCTTCGACGACTCTCGAGTCGGACGTTACGACGAGTTTGGAACCTTTTTGGCCCCAGAGACCAACCATCGGCAAGATGACGGAAAATTATCTCGAGAATATTTTGAACTTGAACACTTACGGGTACATAGATTATTCGAGAATCGATCAGACTTCGTGCATCTACTGCTACGCCGCCCCGATTGTTACCCAAAGATTGTTTTCCGGTAGTTCGCCGTGCTCGCAGAAGCGGCGGTTTATCGCTGAGTATAGGCAGCACACGTTCTCACCGTACTGGCTTTTATACGACGACACTAGGACCGGCATGCAAATGTCGAAAAATATCAAGGTTATCGATAAAGATAAGGACGCAAACGAATCCCGTAGGTGCGACGGTACGATCCCTGCTGATTCCGAGGAAGACGCTAACGGGAACGAGTATAATGTCTCACAGCCGCAAGCGGTCCAACTGGATATGAATAATATCCAGAATATCGAACTGAATGGCAATGAGTTGCAAGCGTTTCGGCTAGACAAAGAGCAGATAACAGCGGAATTCGTTGTGGAAGAGAGTCCGTCGGCCGACCCGCCGGAATCAAAATGGCCCGAACAGAACGTCAAGTCTGTAAGCACACGTAGCGACAGTAACGACCGGGAAAATACGCAGTTATTGCCGAATCTGAAAAAC ATGAGTCCTAAGGATCTAGTTGATCGGGATGTAATCTCTGATAGCACTGCTACGGAACGGGGCATCCCGAACTCGAAAGCGAGAGACTAA
- the LOC124220899 gene encoding A-type potassium channel modulatory protein KCNIP2 isoform X3 — protein MKARKSRGDKKGELEELTGVLASTGGGALTLGGRHRPEELTTLAATTRFSRKEIQLIYRGFKQECPSGLVDEEAFKQIFSQFFPQGDASQYAHYVFNTMKRKQSGKISFEEFLTILSKVSRGSVEEKLQWVFGLYDLDGDGLISKDEMLDVVGSIYEMLGRYTQPQCAEPQLAAREHVERIFHLMDTNKDGVVTIEELVQWCSKDEQLLRSLDTLDTVL, from the exons ATGAAAGCCCGAAAGAGTCGCGGAGATAAAA AGGGTGAGCTTGAAGAATTGACCGGAGTGTTGGCCAGTACCGGAGGGGGAGCTTTGACGCTCGGGGGACGCCACAGGCCGGAAGAGTTGACTACGCTGGCTGCAACCACTCGGTTTTCACGTAAGGAAATCCAGCTCATCTACAGAGGATTCAAGCAAGAGTGTCCTTCCGGTCTCGTGGACGAGGAAGCCttcaaacagattttttcCCAATTCTTTCCCCAAGGAG ATGCGAGTCAATACGCGCACTATGTATTCAATACGATGAAGCGCAAACAGTCCGGTAAAATAAGCTTTGAG GAATTTCTAACTATTTTATCAAAAGTATCCCGTGGGTCGGTCGAAGAGAAACTCCAATGGGTATTTGGGCTCTATGATCTGGATGGTGACGGGCTGATTAGCAAAGACGAGATGCTGGATGTTGTTGGTTCGATTTATGAAATGCTTGGACGATACACGCAGCCCCAATGCGCTGAGCCTCAATTAGCGGCCCGGGAGCACGTCGAACGTATATTTCAC TTAATGGATACAAATAAGGATGGTGTGGTGACAATCGAGGAATTGGTCCAGTGGTGTTCCAAAGATGAGCAGCTTCTTCGCAGCTTGGACACCCTAGATACAGTATTGTGA
- the LOC124220899 gene encoding A-type potassium channel modulatory protein KCNIP2 isoform X2, producing MPGTSMQLYIRKGELEELTGVLASTGGGALTLGGRHRPEELTTLAATTRFSRKEIQLIYRGFKQECPSGLVDEEAFKQIFSQFFPQGDASQYAHYVFNTMKRKQSGKISFEEFLTILSKVSRGSVEEKLQWVFGLYDLDGDGLISKDEMLDVVGSIYEMLGRYTQPQCAEPQLAAREHVERIFHLMDTNKDGVVTIEELVQWCSKDEQLLRSLDTLDTVL from the exons ATGCCCGGGACCTCCATGCAGCTATACATACGCA AGGGTGAGCTTGAAGAATTGACCGGAGTGTTGGCCAGTACCGGAGGGGGAGCTTTGACGCTCGGGGGACGCCACAGGCCGGAAGAGTTGACTACGCTGGCTGCAACCACTCGGTTTTCACGTAAGGAAATCCAGCTCATCTACAGAGGATTCAAGCAAGAGTGTCCTTCCGGTCTCGTGGACGAGGAAGCCttcaaacagattttttcCCAATTCTTTCCCCAAGGAG ATGCGAGTCAATACGCGCACTATGTATTCAATACGATGAAGCGCAAACAGTCCGGTAAAATAAGCTTTGAG GAATTTCTAACTATTTTATCAAAAGTATCCCGTGGGTCGGTCGAAGAGAAACTCCAATGGGTATTTGGGCTCTATGATCTGGATGGTGACGGGCTGATTAGCAAAGACGAGATGCTGGATGTTGTTGGTTCGATTTATGAAATGCTTGGACGATACACGCAGCCCCAATGCGCTGAGCCTCAATTAGCGGCCCGGGAGCACGTCGAACGTATATTTCAC TTAATGGATACAAATAAGGATGGTGTGGTGACAATCGAGGAATTGGTCCAGTGGTGTTCCAAAGATGAGCAGCTTCTTCGCAGCTTGGACACCCTAGATACAGTATTGTGA